From the genome of Nicotiana sylvestris chromosome 2, ASM39365v2, whole genome shotgun sequence, one region includes:
- the LOC104219625 gene encoding receptor-like serine/threonine-protein kinase SD1-8 isoform X1: MAAILSWLFTICLLHISITLYANCVAASDTLIPYQVLRDGETLVSSNQRFEMGFFGSTTPFRHTRYLGLWYKGIESGIVWVGNRLNPLGHGARLVFDVQGFIFLQDDTGKKVPIYTPKQIVLLPVLQLLDAEMKLGWDPKTGLNRAMNSWRTSDDPAPGEYFFRLESGESGQSLQLVLEKKQQRASRWGPWDGQIFSGGDALVDELVLRPVFNSKTGAFYVTFEAKNDSRLKLSLNPEGKIQFLKWTNATGWIQVKVLNKDICDNYRTCGPYGVCFVENPSCRCPDGFTATSPDDWDKMDYTNGCRRMTPLNYTDKDMFVKNTGLKLPDNATYWGMLSPEECGEKCLNERSCMAYTIININGNVSKCFVWLGDLLDMRHSEKAGNDIYIRMTHGKLEAAVAPGKRKRKRKTKMKTKWIICVSLTSMLALLIFSLHNQVRRHATKTDVLDEPEINQPGNSVEALLQGADVIAYDYSALSAATNNFSLSNKIGHGGFGNVYKGVLDTGEEIAVKKQEVTSRQERGDKEFENEVKLIAKLQHRNLTKLLGYCIHGNEKFLVYEFMANNSLDKVIFDSARRGKVTWSMRFNIIKGIAKGLVYLHHDSRLTIIHRDLKASNVLLDREMTPKISDFGLSRAFEDDVEEKTQYVVGTRGYMPPEYLEDGHYSTKSDVFSFGILALEIVSGQKNWGYQHPVHDIGLVGYAWKIWNEGKAVELLDPMIEQSGDGNEVLQCILVGLLCCQRRVQDRPSMVQVVSILEQNETSRLNCVPVEPYIPREWSNSSRSRNSVNGVTITELTGRS, from the exons ATGGCTGCCATACTTTCTTGGCTATTCACTATCTGTCTACTGCATATCTCCATAACCTTATATGCAAATTGTGTTGCTGCAAGTGATACTTTGATTCCATATCAAGTCCTCAGGGATGGCGAGACTTTAGTTTCGTCCAACCAAAGATTTGAAATGGGATTTTTTGGTTCTACTACACCATTTCGGCACACAAGGTACCTGGGATTGTGGTACAAGGGTATAGAGTCTGGTATAGTATGGGTTGGCAATAGATTGAATCCACTTGGACATGGTGCAAGGCTTGTATTCGATGTACAAGGATTCATTTTTCTCCAAGATGATACAGGAAAGAAGGTACCGATTTATACGCCAAAACAGATTGTTCTCTTGCCAGTTTTGCAGCTCCTTGATGCAG AAATGAAGCTTGGTTGGGACCCGAAAACTGGACTTAACCGAGCCATGAATTCCTGGAGGACAAGTGATGATCCAGCTCCTGGTGAGTATTTCTTCAGGTTAGAGTCAGGTGAGTCAGGTCAGTCACTCCAACTAGTTCTTGAGAAAAAACAGCAAAGAGCTTCAAGGTGGGGTCCTTGGGATGGACAAATATTCAGTGGCGGTGATGCCCTCGTGGACGAGCTGGTACTCAGACCAGTATTTAACTCCAAAACTGGTGCATTTTATGTTACATTTGAAGCCAAGAACGACAGCAGATTGAAACTGTCACTGAATCCAGAGGGTAAGATACAGTTCCTGAAATGGACAAATGCCACTGGCTGGATTCAAGTGAAGGTCCTGAATAAGGACATATGTGACAATTATAGGACTTGTGGGCCTTATGGAGTTTGTTTCGTTGAGAATCCATCCTGCCGGTGTCCTGATGGTTTCACGGCTACATCACCAGATGACTGGGACAAGATGGATTATACCAACGGATGTAGGAGAATGACTCCTCTTAATTATACTGACAAAGATATGTTTGTGAAGAATACTGGACTGAAGTTGCCTGATAATGCAACTTACTGGGGAATGTTGTCCCCAGAGGAGTGTGGAGAGAAATGCTTGAATGAAAGATCGTGCATGGCTTATACTATCATCAATATCAACGGAAATGTCAGCAAATGTTTCGTTTGGTTGGGAGATTTACTTGATATGAGACATTCGGAAAAAGCTGGGAATGATATTTATATACGGATGACACACGGAAAACTAG AAGCAGCTGTTGCCCCtgggaaaaggaaaaggaaaaggaaaacgaAAATGAAAACGAAATGGATAATATGTGTTTCTTTAACCTCAATGCTGGCACTTCTTATCTTCTCTCTACATAATCAGGTCCGGCGTCATGCAACAAAGACAGATGTGCTAG ATGAACCAGAGATTAATCAGCCTGGAAACTCTGTAGAAGCTTTGCTGCAGGGCGCAGATGTCATTGCATATGATTACAGTGCTCTATCTGCAGCCACTAACAATTTCTCGCTGTCTAATAAGATAGGTCATGGTGGCTTTGGCAATGTTTATAAG GGTGTATTAGATACTGGAGAAGAAATAGCAGTGAAGAAGCAGGAAGTGACTTCACGTCAAGAACGAGGAGATAAGGAGTTTGAGAATGAAGTCAAATTAATAGCAAAGCTTCAGCATCGTAACCTAACCAAGTTATTGGGATACTGCATTCATGGAAACGAAAAGTTCCTGGTCTATGAGTTCATGGCCAATAATAGCCTCGACAAGGTCATATTTG ATTCTGCAAGAAGGGGTAAGGTAACATGGTCAATGCGCTTCAACATTATCAAAGGAATTGCAAAAGGATTAGTTTACTTGCATCATGATTCAAGGTTGACAATAATCCACCGAGACTTAAAAGCTAGCAATGTCTTGCTAGACAGAGAGATGACACCCAAAATATCTGACTTTGGGTTGTCAAGGGCTTTTGAAGATGATGTTGAAGAAAAGACTCAGTATGTAGTTGGAACACG TGGTTATATGCCACCTGAATACTTAGAAGATGGACATTATTCAACAAAATCAGATGTGTTTAGCTTTGGAATTTTGGCATTGGAGATTGTCAGTGGCCAAAAGAATTGGGGTTATCAGCACCCAGTCCATGATATTGGTCTAGTAGGCTAT GCTTGGAAAATTTGGAATGAAGGGAAGGCCGTAGAACTACTGGATCCAATGATAGAACAATCAGGCGATGGGAATGAAGTTTTACAATGCATCCTTGTTGGGCTTTTGTGTTGTCAGCGACGTGTCCAAGACAGACCTTCAATGGTTCAGGTGGTTTCCATACTAGAACAGAATGAAACGTCAAGGTTAAATTGTGTGCCCGTGGAACCTTACATCCCTAGAGAGTGGAGTAACAGTTCCAGGAGCCGCAACAGTGTGAATGGGGTAACTATTACTGAACTCACCGGAAGATCATGA
- the LOC104219625 gene encoding receptor-like serine/threonine-protein kinase SD1-8 isoform X2, translating to MNASFHQLSILQPYRTFLRDGETLVSSNQRFEMGFFGSTTPFRHTRYLGLWYKGIESGIVWVGNRLNPLGHGARLVFDVQGFIFLQDDTGKKVPIYTPKQIVLLPVLQLLDAEMKLGWDPKTGLNRAMNSWRTSDDPAPGEYFFRLESGESGQSLQLVLEKKQQRASRWGPWDGQIFSGGDALVDELVLRPVFNSKTGAFYVTFEAKNDSRLKLSLNPEGKIQFLKWTNATGWIQVKVLNKDICDNYRTCGPYGVCFVENPSCRCPDGFTATSPDDWDKMDYTNGCRRMTPLNYTDKDMFVKNTGLKLPDNATYWGMLSPEECGEKCLNERSCMAYTIININGNVSKCFVWLGDLLDMRHSEKAGNDIYIRMTHGKLEAAVAPGKRKRKRKTKMKTKWIICVSLTSMLALLIFSLHNQVRRHATKTDVLDEPEINQPGNSVEALLQGADVIAYDYSALSAATNNFSLSNKIGHGGFGNVYKGVLDTGEEIAVKKQEVTSRQERGDKEFENEVKLIAKLQHRNLTKLLGYCIHGNEKFLVYEFMANNSLDKVIFDSARRGKVTWSMRFNIIKGIAKGLVYLHHDSRLTIIHRDLKASNVLLDREMTPKISDFGLSRAFEDDVEEKTQYVVGTRGYMPPEYLEDGHYSTKSDVFSFGILALEIVSGQKNWGYQHPVHDIGLVGYAWKIWNEGKAVELLDPMIEQSGDGNEVLQCILVGLLCCQRRVQDRPSMVQVVSILEQNETSRLNCVPVEPYIPREWSNSSRSRNSVNGVTITELTGRS from the exons ATGAATGCGAGTTTTCATCAACTAAGCATTCTACAACCTTATAGGACAT TCCTCAGGGATGGCGAGACTTTAGTTTCGTCCAACCAAAGATTTGAAATGGGATTTTTTGGTTCTACTACACCATTTCGGCACACAAGGTACCTGGGATTGTGGTACAAGGGTATAGAGTCTGGTATAGTATGGGTTGGCAATAGATTGAATCCACTTGGACATGGTGCAAGGCTTGTATTCGATGTACAAGGATTCATTTTTCTCCAAGATGATACAGGAAAGAAGGTACCGATTTATACGCCAAAACAGATTGTTCTCTTGCCAGTTTTGCAGCTCCTTGATGCAG AAATGAAGCTTGGTTGGGACCCGAAAACTGGACTTAACCGAGCCATGAATTCCTGGAGGACAAGTGATGATCCAGCTCCTGGTGAGTATTTCTTCAGGTTAGAGTCAGGTGAGTCAGGTCAGTCACTCCAACTAGTTCTTGAGAAAAAACAGCAAAGAGCTTCAAGGTGGGGTCCTTGGGATGGACAAATATTCAGTGGCGGTGATGCCCTCGTGGACGAGCTGGTACTCAGACCAGTATTTAACTCCAAAACTGGTGCATTTTATGTTACATTTGAAGCCAAGAACGACAGCAGATTGAAACTGTCACTGAATCCAGAGGGTAAGATACAGTTCCTGAAATGGACAAATGCCACTGGCTGGATTCAAGTGAAGGTCCTGAATAAGGACATATGTGACAATTATAGGACTTGTGGGCCTTATGGAGTTTGTTTCGTTGAGAATCCATCCTGCCGGTGTCCTGATGGTTTCACGGCTACATCACCAGATGACTGGGACAAGATGGATTATACCAACGGATGTAGGAGAATGACTCCTCTTAATTATACTGACAAAGATATGTTTGTGAAGAATACTGGACTGAAGTTGCCTGATAATGCAACTTACTGGGGAATGTTGTCCCCAGAGGAGTGTGGAGAGAAATGCTTGAATGAAAGATCGTGCATGGCTTATACTATCATCAATATCAACGGAAATGTCAGCAAATGTTTCGTTTGGTTGGGAGATTTACTTGATATGAGACATTCGGAAAAAGCTGGGAATGATATTTATATACGGATGACACACGGAAAACTAG AAGCAGCTGTTGCCCCtgggaaaaggaaaaggaaaaggaaaacgaAAATGAAAACGAAATGGATAATATGTGTTTCTTTAACCTCAATGCTGGCACTTCTTATCTTCTCTCTACATAATCAGGTCCGGCGTCATGCAACAAAGACAGATGTGCTAG ATGAACCAGAGATTAATCAGCCTGGAAACTCTGTAGAAGCTTTGCTGCAGGGCGCAGATGTCATTGCATATGATTACAGTGCTCTATCTGCAGCCACTAACAATTTCTCGCTGTCTAATAAGATAGGTCATGGTGGCTTTGGCAATGTTTATAAG GGTGTATTAGATACTGGAGAAGAAATAGCAGTGAAGAAGCAGGAAGTGACTTCACGTCAAGAACGAGGAGATAAGGAGTTTGAGAATGAAGTCAAATTAATAGCAAAGCTTCAGCATCGTAACCTAACCAAGTTATTGGGATACTGCATTCATGGAAACGAAAAGTTCCTGGTCTATGAGTTCATGGCCAATAATAGCCTCGACAAGGTCATATTTG ATTCTGCAAGAAGGGGTAAGGTAACATGGTCAATGCGCTTCAACATTATCAAAGGAATTGCAAAAGGATTAGTTTACTTGCATCATGATTCAAGGTTGACAATAATCCACCGAGACTTAAAAGCTAGCAATGTCTTGCTAGACAGAGAGATGACACCCAAAATATCTGACTTTGGGTTGTCAAGGGCTTTTGAAGATGATGTTGAAGAAAAGACTCAGTATGTAGTTGGAACACG TGGTTATATGCCACCTGAATACTTAGAAGATGGACATTATTCAACAAAATCAGATGTGTTTAGCTTTGGAATTTTGGCATTGGAGATTGTCAGTGGCCAAAAGAATTGGGGTTATCAGCACCCAGTCCATGATATTGGTCTAGTAGGCTAT GCTTGGAAAATTTGGAATGAAGGGAAGGCCGTAGAACTACTGGATCCAATGATAGAACAATCAGGCGATGGGAATGAAGTTTTACAATGCATCCTTGTTGGGCTTTTGTGTTGTCAGCGACGTGTCCAAGACAGACCTTCAATGGTTCAGGTGGTTTCCATACTAGAACAGAATGAAACGTCAAGGTTAAATTGTGTGCCCGTGGAACCTTACATCCCTAGAGAGTGGAGTAACAGTTCCAGGAGCCGCAACAGTGTGAATGGGGTAACTATTACTGAACTCACCGGAAGATCATGA
- the LOC104219625 gene encoding receptor-like serine/threonine-protein kinase SD1-8 isoform X3: protein MDGETLVSSNQRFEMGFFGSTTPFRHTRYLGLWYKGIESGIVWVGNRLNPLGHGARLVFDVQGFIFLQDDTGKKVPIYTPKQIVLLPVLQLLDAEMKLGWDPKTGLNRAMNSWRTSDDPAPGEYFFRLESGESGQSLQLVLEKKQQRASRWGPWDGQIFSGGDALVDELVLRPVFNSKTGAFYVTFEAKNDSRLKLSLNPEGKIQFLKWTNATGWIQVKVLNKDICDNYRTCGPYGVCFVENPSCRCPDGFTATSPDDWDKMDYTNGCRRMTPLNYTDKDMFVKNTGLKLPDNATYWGMLSPEECGEKCLNERSCMAYTIININGNVSKCFVWLGDLLDMRHSEKAGNDIYIRMTHGKLEAAVAPGKRKRKRKTKMKTKWIICVSLTSMLALLIFSLHNQVRRHATKTDVLDEPEINQPGNSVEALLQGADVIAYDYSALSAATNNFSLSNKIGHGGFGNVYKGVLDTGEEIAVKKQEVTSRQERGDKEFENEVKLIAKLQHRNLTKLLGYCIHGNEKFLVYEFMANNSLDKVIFDSARRGKVTWSMRFNIIKGIAKGLVYLHHDSRLTIIHRDLKASNVLLDREMTPKISDFGLSRAFEDDVEEKTQYVVGTRGYMPPEYLEDGHYSTKSDVFSFGILALEIVSGQKNWGYQHPVHDIGLVGYAWKIWNEGKAVELLDPMIEQSGDGNEVLQCILVGLLCCQRRVQDRPSMVQVVSILEQNETSRLNCVPVEPYIPREWSNSSRSRNSVNGVTITELTGRS from the exons AT GGATGGCGAGACTTTAGTTTCGTCCAACCAAAGATTTGAAATGGGATTTTTTGGTTCTACTACACCATTTCGGCACACAAGGTACCTGGGATTGTGGTACAAGGGTATAGAGTCTGGTATAGTATGGGTTGGCAATAGATTGAATCCACTTGGACATGGTGCAAGGCTTGTATTCGATGTACAAGGATTCATTTTTCTCCAAGATGATACAGGAAAGAAGGTACCGATTTATACGCCAAAACAGATTGTTCTCTTGCCAGTTTTGCAGCTCCTTGATGCAG AAATGAAGCTTGGTTGGGACCCGAAAACTGGACTTAACCGAGCCATGAATTCCTGGAGGACAAGTGATGATCCAGCTCCTGGTGAGTATTTCTTCAGGTTAGAGTCAGGTGAGTCAGGTCAGTCACTCCAACTAGTTCTTGAGAAAAAACAGCAAAGAGCTTCAAGGTGGGGTCCTTGGGATGGACAAATATTCAGTGGCGGTGATGCCCTCGTGGACGAGCTGGTACTCAGACCAGTATTTAACTCCAAAACTGGTGCATTTTATGTTACATTTGAAGCCAAGAACGACAGCAGATTGAAACTGTCACTGAATCCAGAGGGTAAGATACAGTTCCTGAAATGGACAAATGCCACTGGCTGGATTCAAGTGAAGGTCCTGAATAAGGACATATGTGACAATTATAGGACTTGTGGGCCTTATGGAGTTTGTTTCGTTGAGAATCCATCCTGCCGGTGTCCTGATGGTTTCACGGCTACATCACCAGATGACTGGGACAAGATGGATTATACCAACGGATGTAGGAGAATGACTCCTCTTAATTATACTGACAAAGATATGTTTGTGAAGAATACTGGACTGAAGTTGCCTGATAATGCAACTTACTGGGGAATGTTGTCCCCAGAGGAGTGTGGAGAGAAATGCTTGAATGAAAGATCGTGCATGGCTTATACTATCATCAATATCAACGGAAATGTCAGCAAATGTTTCGTTTGGTTGGGAGATTTACTTGATATGAGACATTCGGAAAAAGCTGGGAATGATATTTATATACGGATGACACACGGAAAACTAG AAGCAGCTGTTGCCCCtgggaaaaggaaaaggaaaaggaaaacgaAAATGAAAACGAAATGGATAATATGTGTTTCTTTAACCTCAATGCTGGCACTTCTTATCTTCTCTCTACATAATCAGGTCCGGCGTCATGCAACAAAGACAGATGTGCTAG ATGAACCAGAGATTAATCAGCCTGGAAACTCTGTAGAAGCTTTGCTGCAGGGCGCAGATGTCATTGCATATGATTACAGTGCTCTATCTGCAGCCACTAACAATTTCTCGCTGTCTAATAAGATAGGTCATGGTGGCTTTGGCAATGTTTATAAG GGTGTATTAGATACTGGAGAAGAAATAGCAGTGAAGAAGCAGGAAGTGACTTCACGTCAAGAACGAGGAGATAAGGAGTTTGAGAATGAAGTCAAATTAATAGCAAAGCTTCAGCATCGTAACCTAACCAAGTTATTGGGATACTGCATTCATGGAAACGAAAAGTTCCTGGTCTATGAGTTCATGGCCAATAATAGCCTCGACAAGGTCATATTTG ATTCTGCAAGAAGGGGTAAGGTAACATGGTCAATGCGCTTCAACATTATCAAAGGAATTGCAAAAGGATTAGTTTACTTGCATCATGATTCAAGGTTGACAATAATCCACCGAGACTTAAAAGCTAGCAATGTCTTGCTAGACAGAGAGATGACACCCAAAATATCTGACTTTGGGTTGTCAAGGGCTTTTGAAGATGATGTTGAAGAAAAGACTCAGTATGTAGTTGGAACACG TGGTTATATGCCACCTGAATACTTAGAAGATGGACATTATTCAACAAAATCAGATGTGTTTAGCTTTGGAATTTTGGCATTGGAGATTGTCAGTGGCCAAAAGAATTGGGGTTATCAGCACCCAGTCCATGATATTGGTCTAGTAGGCTAT GCTTGGAAAATTTGGAATGAAGGGAAGGCCGTAGAACTACTGGATCCAATGATAGAACAATCAGGCGATGGGAATGAAGTTTTACAATGCATCCTTGTTGGGCTTTTGTGTTGTCAGCGACGTGTCCAAGACAGACCTTCAATGGTTCAGGTGGTTTCCATACTAGAACAGAATGAAACGTCAAGGTTAAATTGTGTGCCCGTGGAACCTTACATCCCTAGAGAGTGGAGTAACAGTTCCAGGAGCCGCAACAGTGTGAATGGGGTAACTATTACTGAACTCACCGGAAGATCATGA
- the LOC104219627 gene encoding receptor-like serine/threonine-protein kinase SD1-8, with protein MRYLNTIFLPSSYQTRTTSTPTNVSNAKIAQHLPLILPKQKNNPSLDSTMRNLNTKGYCCFHQFSLFLLISQFLVPILAIPTDTITPTQPLTKDQTLVSSGQLFELGFFSPGGVNSDKWYAGIWYKEPQDRTIVWVANRANPLSNSPTSVLKLTENGTLLLVDGQTRNSVWSSDQTPATSTVAQLLDSGNFVVRPENDETEESYTWQSFDYPTDTLLPGMKLGWDSKSGLNRNITSWKTATDPAPGDFTFKINTNGLPEIFLTNKQEIVYRSGAWNGLRFSGVPEMKPTEIITFEFQFKSDEIYYMFELHNKRLYSRLLVNHNGRLERYTWIPTNNIWSRFWYAPKDQCDGYTECGMSGICDTNLSPVCKCMVGFKPKNQVAWDLRDGSDGCVRFHKLDCETDSFNILRNMKLPDTTNSFVDKNMNLDECEAMCRKNCSCTAYTNSNISGSGSGCVIWSTELIDMRQYAAAEGGQLLYVRVASSDAAQSGGVGSSKTKRVVIAAGITVGIAIVLFGVILYYLSKRRKYQGSVRTKSENKGISERSQELLMNAAIIPSKREFSGETSATEEFDLPLFDFSTLAIATENFSDATKLGQGGFGCVYKGILVEGQEIAVKRLSKNSGQGVEEFKNELRLIARLQHRNLVRLLGCCVDMEEKMLIYEYLENKSLDSILFNKQKCSLLDWRRRFNIICGIARGLLYLHQDSRFRIIHRDLKASNILLDKDLTPKISDFGMARIFGGDETEGNTKRVVGTYGYMSPEYAMDGLFSVKSDVFSFGVLVLEIVTGKKNRGFYYQNNQLNLLGHAWRLWKEGRGSELLDPAVGETFSPCEVMRCIQVGLLCVQEQAEDRPNMATAVLMLGSESASLPQPKTPGFCLGRRPVDSDSHSTNYEETCTVNQVTVTMIDGR; from the exons ATGAGGTACCTAAATACCATCTTCCTTCCGTCTTCCTATCAAACACGAACAACAAGTACACCAACAAATGTTTCAAATGCCAAGATTGCCCAACATCTCCCACTTATCCTACCAAAACAAAAGAATAACCCATCTTTAGATTCAACAATGAGAAACCTTAACACCAAAGGATACTGCTGCTTTCACCAATTTTCTCTCTTCCTTTTGATTTCTCAATTTCTTGTTCCAATTCTTGCCATACCCACTGATACAATCACCCCAACACAGCCTCTAACCAAAGACCAAACCTTAGTTTCTTCCGGACAACTCTTTGAATTAGGCTTTTTCAGTCCAGGCGGTGTCAATTCAGACAAATGGTATGCCGGAATTTGGTACAAAGAACCACAAGACAGGACTATTGTCTGGGTTGCAAACAGAGCCAACCCTCTTTCAAACTCACCCACCTCTGTCCTAAAACTCACCGAAAATGGCACCCTTCTACTCGTCGACGGTCAAACTAGGAACTCCGTCTGGTCTTCCGATCAAACTCCGGCGACCAGCACAGTAGCCCAACTCCTAGATTCCGGGAACTTTGTCGTTCGACCAGAAAACGATGAAACAGAAGAGAGTTACACGTGGCAGAGCTTTGATTATCCAACAGACACTTTATTACCTGGGATGAAACTTGGGTGGGACTCAAAAAGTGGGTTAAACAGAAACATAACATCATGGAAAACAGCAACCGATCCAGCTCCTGGAGATTTCACTTTCAAGATCAACACAAATGGATTACCAGAAATTTTCTTAACGAATAAACAAGAAATTGTCTACAGGAGTGGTGCTTGGAATGGACTTAGATTCAGTGGGGTACCGGAAATGAAACCTACTGAGATTATTACGTTCGAATTTCAGTTCAAATCAGATGAAATATATTACATGTTTGAGTTACATAACAAGAGATTGTATTCTAGGTTATTGGTGAATCATAACGGTCGGCTTGAAAGATACACGTGGATTCCGACAAACAATATATGGAGTAGATTCTGGTATGCTCCAAAAGATCAATGTGATGGTTATACAGAGTGTGGGATGTCTGGAATTTGCGATACAAATCTTTCGCCGGTTTGTAAATGTATGGtgggatttaagcctaagaatcaAGTGGCATGGGATTTGAGAGATGGGTCCGATGGATGTGTGAGATTTCATAAATTAGATTGTGAAACCGATAGTTTTAATATATTGAGGAACATGAAATTGCCGGATACAACGAACTCTTTTGTAGATAAAAACATGAATTTGGATGAATGTGAAGCTATGTGTCGGAAAAATTGTTCTTGCACGGCGTATACTAACTCGAATATTAGTGGAAGTGGGTCGGGTTGTGTGATTTGGAGCACCGAACTTATTGACATGCGGCAGTATGCGGCGGCGGAAGGTGGCCAACTTCTCTACGTTAGGGTGGCTTCTTCTGACGCAG CTCAAAGTGGAGGTGTGGGATCAAGCAAGACAAAGAGAGTTGTAATAGCTGCTGGGATTACAGTTGGTATAGCTATTGTGCTATTTGGAGTAATCCTCTACTACTTATCAAAGAGAAGAAAATATCAAGGTTCAGTACGAACTAAGTCTGAAAACAAAG GCATTAGTGAAAGAAGTCAAGAACTTCTAATGAATGCAGCTATCATTCCAAGTAAAAGAGAATTTTCTGGTGAAACTTCAGCAACAGAAGAGTTTGACTTACCATTATTTGATTTCAGCACCCTAGCTATCGCTACAGAAAATTTCTCTGATGCAACTAAGTTAGGTCAAGGTGGTTTTGGTTGTGTTTATAAG GGAATTCTGGTTGAAGGTCAAGAAATAGCAGTCAAAAGGCTCTCAAAGAATTCGGGCCAAGGAGTAGAGGAATTTAAGAATGAGCTAAGATTGATTGCTAGGCTACAGCACAGGAATCTAGTCCGGCTTCTTGGCTGCTGTGTTGATATGGAAGAAAAGATGCTGATCTATGAATACCTGGAAAACAAAAGTTTAGATTCAATTTTGTTCA ATAAACAGAAATGCTCGCTGCTGGACTGGCGAAGGCGGTTCAATATTATTTGTGGGATTGCTCGGGGGCTTCTATACCTTCACCAAGATTCAAGATTTAGGATTATCCATAGAGACCTTAAAGCAAGCAATATTCTCCTTGATAAGGATTTGACCCCCAAAATATCAGATTTTGGCATGGCAAGAATTTTTGGCGGTGATGAGACTGAAGGAAATACAAAGAGAGTAGTTGGAACCTA TGGTTACATGTCTCCAGAATATGCAATGGATGGCCTCTTCTCTGTTAAATCTGATGTTTTCAGCTTTGGGGTTTTGGTGTTAGAAATTGTAACCGGGAAGAAGAACAGGGGATTCTATTATCAAAATAACCAACTCAACCTTCTTGGACAT GCGTGGAGACTATGGAAAGAAGGGAGAGGCTCAGAGTTACTGGATCCAGCTGTAGGAGAAACGTTTTCTCCGTGTGAAGTAATGAGATGCATACAAGTTGGCTTGTTGTGTGTCCAGGAGCAAGCAGAAGATAGACCAAACATGGCTACTGCGGTTTTGATGTTAGGCAGCGAAAGCGCATCACTGCCTCAGCCTAAAACCCCAGGATTTTGCCTTGGCAGAAGACCGGTTGATTCTGATTCACATTCAACTAATTATGAAGAAACTTGCACTGTCAATCAAGTTACAGTTACCATGATAGATGGCCGATAG